TTCTACATTGACGTATTCTTCAATTACATCTCGTGTTGTTCCTGCGATATCGGTTACAATTGCTTTATCTTCTCGTAGTAAATCATTTAAAAGACTAGATTTTCCGACATTTGGTCGGCCAATAATCGCAGTAGCTAGACCATCACGTAAAATCTTACCTTGAGTTGCACTCGCCAAAACTTCATCTAATTCAGTAATGACTTCACCTGCACATTGATTTAATTTTTCACTTGTTACTAATTCCACATCATCATATTCTGGATAGTCAATATTTACTTCCACTTCTCCTAAAGTTTGGAAGATTTTTCCACGAACTTCACGAATCCAAGTAGATAATTTTCCATCTAATTGTTGAACCGCCATTTCTCTTGAATTTGCAGTCTTGGCTGTAATTAAATCAATAACTGCCTCAGCTTGTGACAAATCAATACGGCCATTTAAAAAGGCACGCTTTGTAAATTCTCCAGGCTCAGCTAAACGAGCACCAACACGTAAAAGTAATTGTAATACTTCATTCACAACGACCACTCCACCGTGGCAGTTAATTTCTACTACATCTTCTCTTGTGTAAGTCTTTGGTGCTTTCATTACAGTTACCATTACTTCATCGATTACATCTTCTGTTTTAGGATCAACGATATGTCCGTAATGGATTGTATGACTAGGTACTTCTGATAATTTTTTTGTTCCTTGGCGATAAATTTGATCAATGATAGATAGAGCATCTTCTCCACTCAAACGTACAATATGCAGTGCCCCTTCTCCAGGAGGAGTAGAAATCGCTGCAATCGTATCAAATTCACTCGTAATATTCATAGTATTTTCCAACCTTTCCTTGTTCCGCATATACGCAAAAAAAGTGCTCTCACCCTGCAGTTGCGAGGATGAAAAAGCACTTTGACTACTTTACCATCGTATATTACATGATAAGAATGATTCGAACGAATAAATTCGATTGATTAATTTATTCTCGATTATGTCTAAAATATAATAGAAATAGATATAGATGTCAACCAATATCTTAATGGTTCTCTTATCTTATTTTTTCTTTTTCTTATTACGATTTGGGCTTTGTGCGTGGTAAAGTTTGCTTTGTAAATAGCGTTCTTTACGTAATTTTTCTTCACGCTCTTTACGAATTTTAAATGGATTATTGATTAATAATGTTTGTACCACTTGGAAAGCATTTGAAACTACCCAGTATAAAGATAACCCACTCGCTAAATTCATACCCATGAAGAAAATCATCACTGGCATTGCAATGTTCATAATTGTAATAGAAACGTTAGACTCAATTTGACTCATACTTGTTAATTTAGAAGCAATATAAGTAAAGATAGCTGCTAGTAATGGTAAGATAAAGTATGGATCTGGTTGAGATAAGTCCATCCATAAGAAATGACCATTTGTTAATGTTTCTACACGAGATAATGCTTGCCATAACGCCATTAAAATTGGCATTTGAATTAATAATGGTAAACATCCAGAAAATGGATTTACATTATATTCTGAATATAAACGTTGAGTTTCTTCATTTAATTTACGTTGGGTCTCTGGATCACGAGATGAGTACTTTTGTTGTAACTCTTTTAATTTTGGCTGAATTTCTTGTGTACGACGCATTTGTTTTGTTTGATAATGCATCAATGGTAACAAGATAATACGCAAAATAATTGTAAATAAAATAATCCCTAGTGCGTGATTTCCTCCAAAAGATAAGAAGGAAATACAACGAGCAAAGTTATAAACAATATAACGATCCCAAATTCCTGTGCTGTGTGCTGTAATTTGTCCTGTACCACAACCTGTTAGAACAAATAGTAAAACAGACATAGCGACTAGTAGCAATAAGCGTTTTTTCCAATATGATTTCTTTTTCACTTGTCGTCCTCCTCTATGATAACTCCGGCTAAACTACAAACATGGCGTACATTTTTTATCACTTCTTTCGTAGAAAGCTGGGTAATTCTTGGGCGTGCAATTAAAATTAAATCCATTCCTTGCATAAGATTGGGCTTTAATTCTTGCACTGCTACCCGTAATTGTCGTTTCACACGATTTCTCATTACGGCATTTCCAATTTTTTTCCCAACAGAAAGTCCTACTCGAAAATGATTTCCATCTTTGCGATCTCGTA
The sequence above is a segment of the Catellicoccus marimammalium M35/04/3 genome. Coding sequences within it:
- the mnmE gene encoding tRNA uridine-5-carboxymethylaminomethyl(34) synthesis GTPase MnmE is translated as MNITSEFDTIAAISTPPGEGALHIVRLSGEDALSIIDQIYRQGTKKLSEVPSHTIHYGHIVDPKTEDVIDEVMVTVMKAPKTYTREDVVEINCHGGVVVVNEVLQLLLRVGARLAEPGEFTKRAFLNGRIDLSQAEAVIDLITAKTANSREMAVQQLDGKLSTWIREVRGKIFQTLGEVEVNIDYPEYDDVELVTSEKLNQCAGEVITELDEVLASATQGKILRDGLATAIIGRPNVGKSSLLNDLLREDKAIVTDIAGTTRDVIEEYVNVEGVPLKLIDTAGIRETEDIVEQIGVERSRKALAEADLVLLLLNNNEELGEEDIALLKATEDSDRIIILNKMDLPSHLDRTELQKYLKPNENFLEISIRAQEGVRQVGKAIHDRFFQGEIQRDHLYISNVRHIHLLEEAKSALEEVQQAIGMGLPIDLCQMDMVRAWNLLGEITGDSVQDELLDQLFSNFCLGK
- a CDS encoding YidC/Oxa1 family membrane protein insertase → MSVLLFVLTGCGTGQITAHSTGIWDRYIVYNFARCISFLSFGGNHALGIILFTIILRIILLPLMHYQTKQMRRTQEIQPKLKELQQKYSSRDPETQRKLNEETQRLYSEYNVNPFSGCLPLLIQMPILMALWQALSRVETLTNGHFLWMDLSQPDPYFILPLLAAIFTYIASKLTSMSQIESNVSITIMNIAMPVMIFFMGMNLASGLSLYWVVSNAFQVVQTLLINNPFKIRKEREEKLRKERYLQSKLYHAQSPNRNKKKKK
- the rnpA gene encoding ribonuclease P protein component; amino-acid sequence: MKKTYRIKKEQDFQEIINARASFANRHLVLFIRDRKDGNHFRVGLSVGKKIGNAVMRNRVKRQLRVAVQELKPNLMQGMDLILIARPRITQLSTKEVIKNVRHVCSLAGVIIEEDDK